In Galactobacillus timonensis, the genomic window ATGCAACAAACACATCACTGCCCTGATGGCAAATCGGGCATTCCGCAGGCGGTGCAATGGCAAGAACCACTTCCTGGCACACGGTGCATCTCCAGGCAATGACCTGGGCAAAGTGGCTGCTGTCCTGATGACAGATCGGGCACTCGGCAGGAACCTCATCTGCCTCAATCATGTAATGACATACATCGCACTGCCAGATCTTATGGCCTGTGCCGTTCTTCAGCAGCGTAACCTGATCCGTGATATCCACAAAGACATCTTTCCCCTGATGACAGAACGGGCACTCGGCAGGCGGCTCCACACCGATATACACATCGCCGCAGACACTGCACTTCCATACCCTGACTTTCTCAAATACTTCCGGACGGAAATGGGCAATCACTTCGCCTGTTTTCCCGGATGGCTCCTCGTCGCTTTTCGTTTCCTGCGTTTGACTCAGATCGCGATACGTCTGGTACTTTCCAGCATCGCTTCCCAGCAATGCGCTGCGGTCCGTATACATCGTATGGAGCATCTTCTCGGCCAGATCGCTCAGAGGCTTCCCATAGAATTCTTTGTAAAGCTCCACAATCTCCGGATTTTCATGACTCGAGCGTCTTGCCTTTTCCATGGACGCATCCCGCTGATACAGACCGTTAATCCGCTTCTCAAGCAGCGCATTGCCTTTTTCCTGCGTTCCCTTCGGCTGACCGCCGCCGCCGATACAGCCGCCCGGGCACGTCATCACTTCGACAAACGCATAGTTTTTCGGTTCCTTTTTCTGCCGGTCGAGGAATTTACGGACATTTGCCGTTCCATAGATGACTGCCACATTAATATCTTTCCCGTTGATGTTCACTGCCGCATCACGGAACCCGTCCATTCCCCGGACCGGTTTCAGGTCATACAGCTTTTCCGGCGCAGGTTCATTCGTAAGATAGGTATATGCCGTGCGCAGTGCTGCCTCCATGACTCCGCCAGTATTGCCAAAGATCACTCCGGCACCGGAAGCCTGTGACATCAGCGGATCATAAGAACTGTCGCTCAGGGAACGGAAATCGATATTCTCTTCCCTTGCCCATTCTGCCAGTTCCCGCGTCGTGATGACATAATCCATATCCCGCATCCCATCGATGCCAAGATATCTGCCGGCCGCTTTCATCTCTTCCCGGCGGATTTCAAACTTCTTTGCCGTGCACGGCGTTACGGCAACATTGACAATCGACCGGGGATCAATGCCCATCTTCTTTGCAAAGTACGTCTTAATGGTCGGTCCCTGCATACCGATCGGGCTCTTGGCTGAAGAAATATGCG contains:
- a CDS encoding [FeFe] hydrogenase, group A, with the protein product MSKHLSPEIRVPIEPGNPSIERIEDKCIKCGNCRDVCRDYISVLGYYDLEKTGDTAVCIHCGQCANVCPTGSIQEIPEAGFVKAAIKDPSKVVIFSTSPSVRVSLGEEFGMADGSFVEGKMVALLRRLGADYVLDTNFAADLTIVEEASELVERLQHPDASKPLPQFTSCCPAWVKFAEIYYPELLPHISSAKSPIGMQGPTIKTYFAKKMGIDPRSIVNVAVTPCTAKKFEIRREEMKAAGRYLGIDGMRDMDYVITTRELAEWAREENIDFRSLSDSSYDPLMSQASGAGVIFGNTGGVMEAALRTAYTYLTNEPAPEKLYDLKPVRGMDGFRDAAVNINGKDINVAVIYGTANVRKFLDRQKKEPKNYAFVEVMTCPGGCIGGGGQPKGTQEKGNALLEKRINGLYQRDASMEKARRSSHENPEIVELYKEFYGKPLSDLAEKMLHTMYTDRSALLGSDAGKYQTYRDLSQTQETKSDEEPSGKTGEVIAHFRPEVFEKVRVWKCSVCGDVYIGVEPPAECPFCHQGKDVFVDITDQVTLLKNGTGHKIWQCDVCHYMIEADEVPAECPICHQDSSHFAQVIAWRCTVCQEVVLAIAPPAECPICHQGSDVFVAL